From Carya illinoinensis cultivar Pawnee chromosome 5, C.illinoinensisPawnee_v1, whole genome shotgun sequence, one genomic window encodes:
- the LOC122309060 gene encoding protein JINGUBANG, translating to MGLLPCPLPCHGTDQESNKSHSNHLLSESSTSSLSSQPSLPSVPSLFPSSQQHEQPTPAALLLGVSTLKGHSYVSSLAVAGKILYNGSSKGEICIWSRDFETSSSTDTAVAISNGAVKALVVLGDKLFSAHQDHKVRVWKIDNNTQNQKYTCIATLPTLNDRFSRLFSAKNYVEVRRHKKSTWVHHVDTVSALAISRDGSLLYSGSWDRTFKIWRTSDFKCLESLRNAHDDAINALVLSGDGFVYTGSADMKIKVWKNQTGDKKHSLVATLEKHKSAVNALALRSDGSVLYSGACDRSILVWERDREAMDGAGVGHMALVGALRGHTKAILCLAVVSDMVCSGSADNTVRIWRGGIEKSYSCLAVLEGHRRPVKCLDAVVDHGDGDRRTSDSGSSYLVYSGSLDCDIKVWQIWVPFP from the coding sequence ATGGGACTTCTTCCTTGTCCATTGCCATGCCACGGTACAGACCAAGAGTCTAATAAATCTCACTCCAATCACCTTCTCTCAGAATCATCAACTTCATCCCTTTCTTCCCAACCAAGTCTCCCCTCTGTTCCTTCTCTCTTCCCGTCATCTCAACAACATGAACAACCTACTCCCGCCGCTCTCCTTCTCGGTGTTTCCACCCTCAAAGGCCACTCTTACGTTTCCTCTTTAGCTGTTGCAGGAAAAATCCTCTACAACGGCTCTTCTAAAGGCGAGATATGCATATGGAGCCGAGACTTCGAAACTAGTTCGTCGACGGATACAGCGGTAGCTATAAGCAACGGGGCGGTTAAAGCTCTGGTAGTCTTGGGGGATAAACTATTCAGTGCCCATCAAGATCACAAAGTCCGTGTGTGGAAGATCGATAACAATACCCAAAACCAAAAATACACATGCATAGCCACTCTCCCCACGCTTAATGATCGTTTTTCAAGGCTTTTCTCGGCCAAGAATTACGTGGAGGTGCGGCGGCACAAGAAGTCCACGTGGGTACATCATGTTGATACTGTTTCGGCACTTGCTATATCCAGGGACGGTTCTCTTCTCTACTCGGGTTCGTGGGATAGGACGTTCAAGATTTGGCGAACCTCAGACTTTAAGTGCTTGGAGTCTCTGAGGAATGCGCATGACGATGCAATCAATGCTTTAGTATTATCCGGAGATGGGTTTGTTTACACTGGTTCGGCGGATATGAAAATCAAGGTATGGAAGAATCAAACGGGAGATAAAAAGCATTCACTAGTGGCTACATTAGAGAAGCACAAGTCAGCCGTTAATGCCTTGGCTCTACGCAGTGATGGGTCTGTGCTCTATTCCGGCGCGTGCGATCGGTCAATTCTGGTGTGGGAGAGGGATAGGGAAGCCATGGATGGTGCTGGCGTTGGACATATGGCGCTAGTGGGCGCGCTTAGGGGCCACACGAAGGCGATTCTGTGCTTGGCCGTGGTGTCGGATATGGTGTGCAGTGGCTCGGCCGACAACACTGTTAGGATCTGGAGGGGAGGAATTGAGAAGAGCTACTCTTGTCTGGCTGTGTTGGAAGGGCACAGACGCCCAGTTAAGTGCTTGGATGCGGTTGTTGATCATGGTGATGGGGATAGAAGAACTTCTGATTCTGGGAGTTCATATCTGGTTTACAGTGGTAGTTTGGATTGTGATATTAAGGTTTGGCAAATATGGGTTCCGTTTCCATGA